A window from Zavarzinia compransoris encodes these proteins:
- a CDS encoding extracellular solute-binding protein, which produces MDQDLHREDSLALARDLYARGRVNRRDFLTLCAMLGATAAGVGLGGRKAQAAGEITISNFGGDAVKAYTDAWTAPFTAATGTKVNIDGAGPLPGNIKKMVDEKNVIWDVSDGDGFYGLQLGPDYLEPIDYAVVDPKGYFDWNKFDLSAGNYVYSYVLAYDKTKLPEAPTSWADFFDLKKFPGKRTLWKWFMGMPEIFMLAAGKKPEEVYPIDMKLVVEMVKSLGDSLVLWDSGASSQQLFLDGEVVMGNIWNTRCSVLERDTKGRVAWTWNQQIVSPGAWCIPKGGKNLKLAQDFIASTQDPQKQIKLLEAMGNGPANPAAIPLLSPEQARLNPTSHLDVGVIRNEKWYAEHYDTELNAWLDAVAG; this is translated from the coding sequence ATGGATCAAGACCTTCACCGCGAGGATTCCCTTGCACTCGCGCGCGATCTCTACGCCCGGGGGCGGGTGAACCGGCGCGATTTCCTCACCCTCTGCGCCATGCTGGGGGCGACGGCGGCCGGGGTCGGCCTCGGCGGCCGCAAGGCCCAGGCGGCGGGCGAGATCACCATCTCCAACTTCGGCGGCGATGCCGTCAAGGCCTATACCGACGCCTGGACCGCGCCCTTCACCGCCGCCACCGGCACCAAGGTGAATATCGACGGCGCCGGCCCCCTGCCCGGCAACATCAAGAAGATGGTCGACGAGAAGAACGTCATCTGGGACGTGTCCGACGGCGACGGTTTCTACGGCCTTCAGCTCGGCCCCGACTACCTGGAGCCGATCGACTATGCGGTGGTCGATCCCAAGGGCTATTTCGACTGGAACAAGTTCGACCTGTCGGCCGGCAACTACGTCTATTCCTATGTCCTCGCCTATGACAAGACCAAGCTGCCGGAAGCGCCGACGAGCTGGGCCGATTTCTTCGACCTGAAGAAATTCCCGGGCAAGCGCACGCTCTGGAAGTGGTTCATGGGCATGCCGGAAATCTTCATGCTGGCCGCCGGCAAGAAGCCGGAGGAAGTCTATCCGATCGACATGAAGCTGGTCGTCGAGATGGTGAAATCGCTGGGCGACAGTCTGGTTCTCTGGGATTCGGGCGCGTCCAGCCAGCAATTGTTCCTCGACGGCGAAGTGGTGATGGGCAACATCTGGAACACGCGATGTTCTGTGCTGGAGCGCGACACCAAGGGCCGCGTCGCCTGGACCTGGAACCAGCAGATCGTCAGCCCCGGCGCCTGGTGCATCCCGAAGGGCGGCAAGAACCTGAAGCTGGCCCAGGATTTCATCGCCTCGACCCAGGACCCGCAGAAGCAGATCAAGCTGTTGGAAGCCATGGGCAACGGCCCGGCCAACCCGGCCGCCATCCCCCTGCTGAGCCCGGAACAGGCGCG
- a CDS encoding LysR family transcriptional regulator: MFRGAISDGDLRLLRVFRTVVENGGFTAAEVALNKSKSAISLDIAHLEQRMGTKLCVRGRSGFRLTDEGQIVYLASLQLFTDVEKFRDRVATAVKALTGRVSLLLVDNLVSVAAGPMTRAIGDFAKRHGKVEIVMDSATPAGVEQGILDGEADLGVSVVPRELSSIEMIPLFREELRLYCGRNHELAQAGLDGLTAEAVKQHRLVMPGVTEDPDFAALAGGFRTDARSSNIDARILLVLSGAFLGFLPPHFVAPWVESGELLEVLPRHFRTENTFYVLFKKSARQSAAAQAFLSILLASFEKAKRMEISKLGQLA; the protein is encoded by the coding sequence GTGTTCCGCGGGGCGATATCGGACGGCGACCTGCGCCTTCTGCGTGTCTTTCGCACCGTGGTCGAGAACGGCGGCTTCACCGCGGCCGAAGTGGCGCTGAACAAGTCGAAATCGGCCATCAGCCTGGATATCGCCCATCTCGAACAGCGCATGGGCACCAAGCTGTGCGTGCGCGGGCGCAGCGGCTTCCGCCTGACCGACGAGGGGCAGATCGTCTATCTCGCCTCGCTGCAATTGTTCACCGACGTCGAGAAATTCCGCGACCGGGTGGCGACGGCGGTGAAGGCCCTGACCGGGCGGGTGTCGCTCCTTCTGGTCGACAATCTGGTCTCGGTCGCGGCCGGGCCGATGACGCGGGCGATCGGCGATTTCGCCAAGCGCCACGGCAAGGTCGAGATCGTCATGGATTCGGCGACGCCGGCCGGGGTCGAGCAGGGCATCCTGGACGGCGAGGCCGATCTCGGCGTCTCGGTCGTGCCGCGCGAATTGTCGTCGATCGAGATGATCCCGCTGTTCCGCGAGGAATTGCGCCTCTATTGCGGGCGGAACCACGAATTGGCGCAAGCCGGGCTGGACGGGCTGACGGCGGAGGCGGTGAAGCAGCACCGGCTGGTCATGCCCGGCGTGACCGAGGATCCGGATTTCGCCGCCCTGGCCGGCGGTTTCCGCACCGATGCGCGTTCGAGCAATATCGACGCCCGCATCCTTCTCGTTCTCAGCGGGGCCTTTCTCGGTTTCCTGCCGCCCCATTTCGTTGCCCCCTGGGTCGAGAGCGGCGAATTGCTGGAAGTCCTGCCCAGGCACTTCCGCACCGAGAACACCTTCTATGTGCTGTTCAAGAAATCGGCGCGGCAGAGCGCGGCGGCCCAGGCCTTTCTCTCCATCCTCCTGGCCAGTTTCGAGAAGGCGAAGCGGATGGAGATCTCGAAACTGGGCCAGTTGGCGTGA
- a CDS encoding carboxyl transferase domain-containing protein, with product MRLIESLIDTASPEFQANALHNRNLAATLREKHRKARFERPQRDLDRLARQNKLGVRERIEALLDPGTPFFELSTLAANQAYGGDVPGAAIVTGIGIVAGQEVVIHADDPAVKGGAWYPLSVKKIVRALDIAIENRLPVVHLCDSAGGFLPLQADLFADKYLAGRIFRNQATLSKLGVPQVAIVLGHCTAGGAYIPALSEYNVIVRGTGAIFLGGPPLVKAATGEVVTVDELGGCDTHTQISGTADYPADTEMHAIAIARDIVGTWKRAEKLKIERIAPEAPHYDPAELYGIIPRDIKVQFDMREVIARLVDGSRFHEYQPAYGTTLVCGFAHLYGMRVGIIGNNGVLFNDSSLKGAHFMQLCDQNRTPILFLQNITGYMVGREYEHRGITKDGAKMIMAVSGLEVPKLTLIVNGSFGAGNYGMSGRAFDPRFLFMWPQSQISVMGADQAANVLTDLKVKQATRGGDTLSAEAVAAIREPILDDYRRLSSAYYSTSEMWDDGILDPVDTRNALAITLSATLNRPIERPHFGVFRM from the coding sequence ATGCGCCTGATCGAAAGCCTGATCGACACCGCCTCGCCCGAATTCCAGGCGAATGCCCTCCACAACCGGAACCTTGCGGCAACGCTGCGCGAGAAGCACCGCAAGGCCCGCTTCGAGCGCCCGCAGCGCGATCTCGACCGGCTCGCCCGCCAGAACAAGCTGGGCGTGCGGGAACGGATCGAAGCCCTGCTCGACCCCGGCACGCCCTTCTTCGAATTGTCCACCCTGGCGGCCAATCAGGCTTACGGCGGCGACGTGCCGGGGGCGGCCATCGTCACCGGCATCGGCATCGTCGCCGGCCAGGAAGTGGTGATCCATGCCGACGATCCGGCGGTGAAGGGCGGGGCGTGGTATCCGCTGTCCGTGAAGAAGATCGTCCGCGCCCTCGACATCGCCATCGAAAACCGTCTGCCGGTGGTCCATCTCTGCGATTCCGCCGGCGGCTTCCTGCCGCTCCAGGCCGATCTCTTCGCCGACAAATATCTGGCCGGGCGCATCTTCCGCAACCAGGCCACCCTGTCGAAGCTGGGCGTGCCCCAGGTCGCCATCGTGCTCGGCCATTGCACGGCGGGCGGCGCCTATATCCCCGCCCTGTCGGAATATAACGTCATCGTGCGCGGCACCGGCGCCATCTTCCTGGGCGGGCCGCCGCTGGTGAAGGCCGCGACCGGTGAAGTGGTGACGGTCGACGAGTTGGGCGGCTGCGACACCCATACCCAGATCTCCGGCACCGCCGATTACCCGGCCGACACCGAAATGCACGCGATTGCGATTGCCCGCGACATCGTCGGCACCTGGAAGCGGGCGGAAAAACTGAAGATCGAACGCATCGCCCCCGAAGCGCCGCATTACGACCCGGCCGAGCTTTACGGCATCATCCCGCGCGACATCAAGGTGCAGTTCGACATGCGGGAAGTGATCGCCCGCCTCGTCGACGGCAGCCGCTTCCACGAATACCAGCCGGCCTATGGCACCACGCTGGTCTGCGGTTTCGCCCATCTCTATGGCATGCGGGTGGGGATCATCGGCAACAACGGCGTGCTCTTCAACGACAGTTCGCTGAAGGGCGCCCATTTCATGCAATTGTGCGACCAGAACCGCACCCCGATCCTGTTCCTGCAAAATATCACCGGTTATATGGTCGGCCGCGAATACGAGCATCGCGGCATCACCAAGGACGGCGCCAAGATGATCATGGCGGTCTCCGGCCTCGAAGTGCCGAAGCTCACCCTGATCGTGAACGGCTCGTTCGGGGCCGGCAACTACGGCATGTCGGGCCGGGCCTTCGATCCCCGCTTCCTGTTCATGTGGCCGCAGAGCCAGATCTCGGTCATGGGCGCCGACCAGGCCGCCAATGTCCTGACCGACCTCAAGGTGAAACAGGCGACGCGCGGCGGCGACACCCTCTCGGCCGAGGCGGTGGCGGCGATCCGGGAACCGATCCTCGACGATTACCGCCGCCTGTCCAGCGCCTATTATTCGACCTCGGAAATGTGGGACGACGGCATCCTCGACCCGGTCGATACCCGGAACGCGCTGGCGATCACCCTCAGCGCGACCCTGAACCGGCCGATCGAGCGGCCGCATTTCGGCGTCTTCCGCATGTAA
- a CDS encoding biotin/lipoyl-containing protein, with amino-acid sequence MRHLLLIDEAEAEAGLAPAGDGLYTLLVGAETIPVSLAGKILTVNGKAERIAVAVDGDTVFVHLNGKAHRIDYREPLARFARGAAGGGADAIAAPMPGAVVAVNVMAGDTVAAGQVMMVIESMKLETAIKAPRDAVIEAVHVAAGKTFNKGAALIALVPAETA; translated from the coding sequence ATGCGTCACCTTCTCCTGATCGACGAGGCGGAAGCCGAAGCGGGCCTCGCACCCGCCGGCGACGGTCTCTACACCCTGCTGGTCGGTGCCGAGACCATCCCCGTCTCGCTGGCCGGCAAGATACTCACCGTTAACGGCAAGGCCGAGCGGATCGCGGTCGCCGTCGACGGCGATACGGTCTTCGTGCACCTGAACGGCAAGGCCCACCGCATCGACTATCGCGAACCGCTGGCCCGCTTCGCCAGGGGCGCTGCCGGCGGCGGCGCGGATGCCATCGCCGCGCCCATGCCCGGCGCCGTGGTCGCGGTCAATGTAATGGCAGGCGATACGGTCGCCGCCGGCCAGGTGATGATGGTGATCGAAAGCATGAAGCTGGAGACCGCGATCAAGGCCCCGCGCGATGCCGTCATCGAGGCGGTGCATGTCGCCGCCGGCAAGACCTTCAACAAGGGCGCCGCCCTGATCGCCCTCGTGCCTGCCGAGACCGCCTGA
- a CDS encoding acetyl-CoA carboxylase biotin carboxylase subunit: MTQPFPFDTVLVANRGEIALRILRTARRLGLKGAIVFHAADKGAPAIAAADIAIEIKGPTPVAAFLDGAQIIEAARAAGAGAIHPGYGFLSENAGFARAVAAAGIAFVGPLPEAIDLMGDKVRARKFVADRGFPVAPSAIEDDDPATFAERARQVGAPLLIKPSAGGGGKGMRIVRDLALLDEEIARARSEGQRYFGDGRLYVERFVENPRHIEVQVMGDAHGSVIHLHERECSVQRRFQKIVEETPSPALTADQRTAICETAAGIARAAHYRNAGTVEFIYGDGEFYFLEMNTRLQVEHPVTEEITGLDLVEIQLRVAAGERLPLAQGEVPSNGHAIELRLYAESPARGFVPTTGKVLALDWPAGPGIRIDSGIAKGQAVTTAFDPMLAKLIVHGATRAEAIARARAALADLVLLGCETNAAFLDRLLADEVFAGGAVHTGTLDARPDLAAEPAPTPDEIRRLLAAATLSLRPTRDAADRIPALHAAIGAWRN, from the coding sequence ATGACCCAGCCCTTTCCCTTCGATACCGTCCTGGTGGCCAACCGGGGCGAGATTGCGCTTCGCATCCTGCGCACCGCCAGACGCCTGGGCCTGAAGGGCGCCATCGTCTTCCACGCCGCCGACAAGGGCGCGCCCGCCATCGCCGCCGCCGACATCGCCATCGAGATCAAGGGCCCGACCCCGGTCGCCGCCTTCCTCGACGGTGCCCAGATCATCGAGGCGGCACGGGCGGCCGGCGCCGGCGCCATCCATCCCGGCTATGGCTTCCTGTCCGAGAACGCCGGCTTCGCCCGCGCGGTGGCGGCGGCGGGCATCGCCTTCGTCGGCCCCCTGCCCGAGGCCATCGACCTGATGGGCGACAAGGTGCGGGCGCGGAAATTCGTCGCCGACCGGGGTTTTCCCGTCGCCCCCTCGGCGATCGAGGACGACGACCCGGCGACCTTCGCCGAGCGCGCCCGCCAGGTCGGCGCGCCCCTGCTGATCAAACCCTCGGCCGGCGGCGGCGGCAAGGGCATGAGGATCGTCCGCGACCTTGCCCTGCTTGACGAGGAAATCGCCCGCGCCCGTTCGGAAGGCCAGCGCTATTTCGGCGACGGCCGGCTCTATGTCGAGCGTTTCGTCGAGAACCCGCGCCATATCGAGGTGCAGGTGATGGGCGATGCCCATGGCAGCGTCATCCACCTGCACGAGCGCGAATGCTCGGTCCAGCGCCGCTTCCAGAAGATCGTCGAGGAAACCCCCTCGCCGGCCCTGACCGCTGACCAGCGGACCGCCATCTGCGAAACCGCCGCCGGCATTGCGCGCGCCGCGCACTACCGGAATGCCGGCACGGTCGAATTCATCTATGGCGACGGCGAATTCTATTTCCTTGAGATGAACACCCGCCTTCAGGTCGAACACCCGGTAACGGAAGAGATTACGGGCCTCGACCTGGTCGAGATCCAGTTGCGCGTCGCCGCCGGCGAGAGGCTGCCGCTGGCGCAAGGCGAGGTGCCGTCCAACGGCCATGCGATCGAACTGCGCCTCTATGCCGAAAGCCCGGCGCGCGGCTTCGTGCCCACCACCGGCAAGGTGCTGGCCCTGGATTGGCCCGCCGGCCCCGGCATCCGCATCGATTCCGGCATCGCGAAGGGGCAGGCGGTCACCACCGCCTTCGATCCCATGCTGGCGAAACTGATCGTCCATGGCGCCACAAGGGCGGAGGCGATCGCCCGCGCCCGCGCCGCCCTTGCCGATCTCGTGCTGCTGGGCTGCGAGACCAATGCCGCCTTCCTGGACCGGCTGCTGGCGGACGAGGTGTTTGCCGGCGGCGCGGTCCATACCGGCACCCTGGACGCCCGGCCCGATCTGGCCGCCGAGCCGGCCCCGACGCCGGACGAGATCCGCCGCCTGCTGGCCGCCGCAACCCTGAGCCTGCGCCCCACGCGCGACGCCGCCGACCGCATTCCCGCCCTTCACGCCGCCATCGGCGCCTGGCGCAATTGA
- a CDS encoding TetR/AcrR family transcriptional regulator, whose product MPVISAKRMQDRIDAIVEAATAVFGAKGYEAASIAEIARAAEISDGLIYRYFSNKRDLLYRVLEAFYERVVAALEKEAANGATFEDRLHALIRRHLGNFVADRELCRLFLSEVRVASDYKGSAIQNLNRRYVSVLTALIEAGIGQGEVKADASPRLVRNVIFGAIEHIAWPYVNGDGKLDVDETAKAVTALIYGGIGIPAKT is encoded by the coding sequence ATGCCGGTCATCAGCGCCAAACGCATGCAGGACCGGATCGACGCGATCGTCGAGGCCGCGACCGCCGTCTTCGGCGCCAAGGGCTATGAAGCCGCCTCCATCGCCGAGATCGCCCGCGCCGCCGAGATTTCCGACGGCCTGATCTATCGCTATTTCTCCAACAAGCGCGACCTCTTGTACCGCGTGCTCGAAGCCTTCTACGAGCGTGTCGTCGCCGCCCTCGAAAAGGAGGCGGCCAACGGCGCCACTTTCGAGGACAGGCTGCACGCCCTGATCCGGCGCCACCTGGGCAATTTCGTCGCCGACCGGGAATTGTGCCGGCTGTTCCTGTCGGAAGTCCGGGTCGCCAGCGATTACAAGGGTTCCGCCATCCAGAATCTGAACCGGCGCTATGTGTCGGTCCTGACCGCCTTGATCGAGGCGGGCATCGGGCAGGGCGAGGTGAAGGCGGATGCCTCGCCCCGCCTGGTGCGCAACGTCATCTTCGGCGCGATCGAGCACATCGCCTGGCCCTATGTGAACGGCGACGGCAAGCTCGACGTGGACGAGACGGCCAAGGCCGTCACCGCCCTGATCTACGGCGGCATCGGCATTCCGGCGAAAACCTGA